Proteins found in one Candidatus Thermoplasmatota archaeon genomic segment:
- the nifU gene encoding Fe-S cluster assembly scaffold protein NifU gives MYSKKVIEHFNNPRNMGEIKDADGIGTVGNPVCGDLMTMYIKVKDGRLEDIKFKTFGCAAAIATSSMITELAKGKKIEDALKITRNDIADELDGLPPIKMHCSNLAADGLHEAIKDYLSKK, from the coding sequence ATGTACAGTAAAAAGGTTATTGAACATTTTAATAACCCCAGGAACATGGGAGAAATAAAGGATGCAGACGGTATCGGTACGGTTGGAAATCCTGTCTGCGGGGACTTAATGACTATGTACATCAAAGTCAAAGATGGCAGATTGGAAGATATTAAATTCAAAACGTTTGGCTGCGCCGCTGCAATTGCAACGAGCAGCATGATAACAGAACTTGCAAAGGGGAAGAAAATCGAAGACGCGTTAAAAATAACGAGGAATGATATTGCGGATGAATTGGACGGCTTACCTCCAATAAAAATGCATTGCTCTAATCTTGCTGCAGATGGACTGCACGAAGCGATAAAAGATTACCTTTCAAAAAAGTAA
- the nifS gene encoding cysteine desulfurase NifS, protein MKKIYLDHASTTPVDKEVLKAMKPYFSQKYGNASSLHSFGREAKKALEKSREQVAKIIGAKSEEIIFTGGGTESDNIAIKGVAFRMRKGHIITSKIEHPAVMEMCRHLEQKGFEVTYLPVDKYGIINPDDVKNAIKDDTILITIMHANNEIGTIEPIEEIAKIAKENGVPFHTDAVQSVGKIPIDVKNIGVDMLSISAHKIYGPKGTGALYVREGTKIEPIVHGGGHERGLRSSTENIPGIVGLGRACELAKERMNDDAKRITWLRDKLIKGVLEIEETYLNGHPEKRLANNAHFRFTAIEGESLVLSLDGKGIAGSTGSACSSKKLRPSHVLMAIGLNEVQAHGSLRLTLGRENTEDEIEYVLEVLPGSIEKLRKMSPLWGKI, encoded by the coding sequence ATGAAAAAGATTTACCTGGACCATGCTTCCACCACACCTGTTGATAAAGAAGTTTTAAAGGCGATGAAGCCCTACTTCAGCCAAAAATACGGAAACGCTTCTTCCTTGCATTCTTTTGGTAGGGAAGCAAAAAAGGCATTAGAAAAAAGCAGAGAGCAGGTGGCAAAAATCATAGGCGCAAAAAGCGAGGAAATCATATTTACAGGAGGGGGAACGGAAAGCGATAATATAGCAATAAAAGGCGTTGCCTTTCGCATGAGAAAGGGACATATAATAACAAGCAAAATAGAGCATCCTGCCGTAATGGAGATGTGTAGGCATCTTGAACAAAAGGGTTTTGAAGTGACATACCTGCCCGTCGACAAGTATGGCATAATAAATCCCGATGACGTTAAAAATGCAATAAAGGACGACACAATTTTAATCACGATTATGCACGCAAATAATGAAATTGGAACGATAGAGCCCATCGAAGAAATAGCAAAAATAGCAAAAGAAAATGGAGTACCATTCCATACAGATGCCGTGCAGTCCGTCGGGAAAATTCCGATAGATGTTAAAAACATCGGTGTCGACATGCTGTCTATCTCCGCCCACAAAATTTATGGCCCGAAAGGAACCGGAGCATTGTACGTACGGGAAGGAACGAAAATAGAACCAATCGTGCACGGCGGCGGGCACGAAAGAGGATTGCGTTCCTCAACAGAAAATATCCCGGGCATCGTGGGACTTGGGAGGGCGTGCGAGCTGGCAAAGGAAAGAATGAATGACGATGCAAAAAGGATTACATGGTTGAGGGACAAACTTATAAAAGGTGTGCTCGAGATAGAAGAAACATATTTGAACGGCCATCCCGAAAAGAGATTGGCGAATAATGCCCATTTCCGTTTTACTGCCATAGAAGGGGAATCGCTGGTATTGAGTCTGGATGGGAAAGGTATCGCAGGCTCTACAGGCTCGGCGTGTTCATCAAAAAAATTGAGACCGTCGCACGTTTTGATGGCCATAGGGCTGAACGAGGTGCAGGCACATGGATCATTGCGTCTCACGCTCGGGCGAGAAAATACTGAAGATGAAATAGAATATGTATTGGAGGTATTGCCGGGGAGTATAGAAAAGTTAAGAAAGATGTCTCCGTTATGGGGGAAGATTTGA